One segment of Candidatus Paceibacterota bacterium DNA contains the following:
- the tyrS gene encoding tyrosine--tRNA ligase, whose amino-acid sequence MSMKESNLDEILKRGVENIFPNKEMAQKILQHKKQKFYLGIDPTGPSLHLGHAINLRKLAELQKLGHKIILVVGDFTAMIGDPTGKDIIRKPLSAKEITENAKNYQNQAAVFLNFEGENPAEIRYNSDWLSKMSMIQLLDLAAHMTVEQMLKRDMFEERMKNERPIFIHEFLYPLLQGYDSVALEVDGELGGNDQTFNMLVGRQLLKQIKNQEKIVIAMKLLVDSTGKKMGKSEGNMVRLDDGPNEMFGKVMSWTDEMIVVGFELCTDFSEADVEKIKNMLKEGTNPRDLKEKLAMEIVKIYHGEEAAEKAVLAFSAAFQKGEIPDHIEAFKIKKGANLGEILLEQKIIKSKTEFTRLINEGAISVVGGAKITDRNFQIEEPLSLKIGKKRFIKLEI is encoded by the coding sequence ATGAGTATGAAAGAAAGCAATCTGGACGAAATTTTGAAGCGCGGGGTGGAAAATATTTTCCCCAATAAAGAGATGGCTCAAAAAATTCTCCAGCACAAAAAACAAAAATTTTATTTAGGAATTGATCCGACCGGTCCGTCTTTGCATTTAGGGCACGCTATTAACTTAAGGAAATTGGCCGAACTTCAAAAACTTGGGCATAAAATTATTTTAGTAGTAGGAGATTTTACCGCCATGATTGGAGATCCCACAGGGAAGGACATCATCAGAAAGCCACTTAGCGCCAAAGAAATCACCGAAAACGCCAAAAATTATCAAAATCAAGCCGCTGTTTTCCTGAATTTTGAGGGCGAAAATCCGGCCGAAATTCGCTACAACTCGGATTGGCTTAGTAAAATGAGCATGATTCAATTGCTGGATTTGGCCGCCCACATGACAGTAGAGCAGATGCTGAAACGAGACATGTTTGAGGAAAGGATGAAAAATGAGCGGCCAATTTTTATTCATGAATTTTTGTACCCGCTTCTCCAAGGTTACGACAGCGTCGCTTTGGAAGTTGACGGCGAGCTCGGAGGAAATGATCAGACTTTTAATATGCTTGTCGGACGACAATTGCTGAAGCAGATTAAGAATCAGGAAAAAATTGTTATCGCCATGAAACTTTTAGTGGACTCAACCGGCAAGAAGATGGGAAAGAGCGAGGGAAATATGGTGCGTCTTGATGATGGGCCGAATGAAATGTTTGGCAAAGTAATGAGCTGGACGGACGAGATGATTGTTGTCGGTTTTGAATTATGCACTGATTTTTCAGAGGCTGATGTGGAAAAAATTAAAAACATGTTGAAAGAGGGAACGAATCCTCGCGATTTGAAAGAAAAATTAGCCATGGAGATCGTCAAAATTTATCATGGCGAAGAGGCGGCCGAAAAAGCGGTCTTAGCTTTTTCGGCCGCCTTTCAAAAAGGCGAAATTCCGGATCACATTGAAGCTTTTAAAATAAAAAAGGGCGCCAATCTGGGAGAAATTCTTCTTGAGCAAAAAATTATCAAATCAAAAACTGAATTTACTCGTCTTATTAATGAGGGAGCGATCTCCGTAGTGGGCGGGGCCAAAATTACCGATAGAAATTTTCAAATCGAAGAGCCGCTCTCTCTAAAAATCGGCAAGAAAAGATTTATTAAACTGGAGATCTAA
- a CDS encoding penicillin-binding protein, with product MLRRLFKSLIDEVDYLANTFGWILRHLQSWRGAKLVFRTLLAYFVTSMILFWRGVIWYFRALRNPRRRGRLIRETIAILIVLFLFFVGTTLLWAASLQIPDLNSFDHRLISQSTKIYDRTGNVLLYDLGGEVRRTVVPFDQISPNIKNASLAIEDAGFYQHGAIKTSSIIRALLYDLTHFTTTQGGSTITQQVIKNSLLNNSKSPTRKLKEWILAIKLEEQADKDTILNLYLNIIPYGGNIYGVEEASEAYFGVHAIDLTLAQSAYLAAMVQAPSYYSPYGAHRDALENRKNLVLSKMKENGFITEDQYNQALAEKIAFVSQPINSIKAPHFSMYIVQYLEDKYGEDVVQNDGLKVTTTLDYTVQQKAEDIVKTYVDTNGKKFKASNAALVAADPKTGQILAMVGSRDYFSKEIDGNFNVATAHRQPGSSFKPFVYATAFNKGYTPDTILFDVDTEFNANCTPDHIPTNSGTTCYDPQNYEGGYQGPMTIRAALGQSRNIPGVKALYLAGIQASLDTAHAMGIQSLNAGPAIYGLTLVLGGGEVSPLDMAEAYGVFANNGAKNPATGILSVVDRDGKVLEQYATDTPEQVIPEQTAEEMNDILSDNNARAPIFGSHYFGSQRVAMKTGTTNNSRDAWIIGYTPDISVSAWMGNNDNTPMAQQAAATIVAPMWKKFMDAVLPQYSADEFKPPAPIDESNMKPVLRGVWQGNVAYTLDKSTGLLATPDTPPEMRQDVYDNNVHEILYYVNKNDPQGPPPTNPAADPQFANWEAGVSRWAATAGYTSSTTPSSTAPTGFDNVHTQAAAPKISITNPGNGSTYPKDQRITISISSQGSFPLSKVDYYINGSYIGTADKSPFFFSFVPADVQNIAAHNELRAVAYDNVLNKGEAVSNFDVSP from the coding sequence ATGCTACGACGTTTATTTAAGTCCCTCATTGATGAGGTTGATTACTTGGCCAATACTTTTGGCTGGATTCTGCGCCACCTTCAAAGCTGGCGCGGCGCTAAATTGGTGTTTCGCACCCTGCTTGCCTATTTTGTCACCTCCATGATTCTTTTCTGGCGTGGAGTAATCTGGTATTTCAGAGCTTTGCGCAATCCTCGGCGTCGCGGTCGTCTAATCAGAGAAACTATTGCCATTCTTATTGTCCTTTTTTTATTTTTTGTCGGCACCACCTTGCTTTGGGCAGCCAGTTTGCAAATTCCCGATCTTAATTCTTTTGACCATCGCCTGATCAGCCAATCAACTAAAATTTACGACCGCACTGGAAATGTCTTGCTTTATGATTTGGGTGGCGAGGTGCGCCGAACCGTCGTGCCCTTTGATCAAATTTCCCCGAACATTAAAAATGCCTCGCTGGCTATTGAAGACGCGGGGTTCTACCAGCATGGCGCCATAAAAACCTCCTCAATTATTCGAGCTTTGCTTTATGATCTTACTCATTTCACCACCACTCAAGGCGGATCTACCATTACTCAGCAGGTAATTAAAAATTCTCTTCTAAATAACAGTAAAAGTCCTACCAGAAAACTCAAGGAGTGGATTTTAGCAATTAAGCTGGAGGAGCAGGCCGACAAGGATACTATTCTTAATCTTTATTTAAATATCATTCCCTATGGAGGCAATATTTACGGAGTGGAAGAAGCTAGTGAGGCCTATTTCGGTGTTCATGCCATTGATTTAACTTTGGCCCAATCGGCTTATTTGGCCGCCATGGTTCAGGCTCCAAGTTATTACTCTCCTTATGGCGCCCATCGTGACGCGCTCGAGAATCGCAAAAATTTAGTTCTCAGTAAGATGAAAGAAAATGGATTTATTACCGAGGATCAATACAATCAAGCCCTGGCGGAAAAAATTGCTTTTGTTTCTCAACCTATTAACAGCATAAAAGCTCCGCACTTCTCGATGTATATTGTTCAGTATCTTGAAGATAAGTATGGTGAGGATGTGGTTCAGAACGACGGATTGAAAGTTACTACTACACTTGATTACACCGTCCAGCAAAAAGCTGAAGATATTGTCAAAACTTATGTCGACACTAATGGGAAAAAGTTTAAAGCTAGTAACGCAGCGTTAGTGGCGGCTGATCCAAAAACCGGTCAGATTTTAGCCATGGTCGGCTCGCGAGATTATTTCAGCAAAGAAATTGACGGCAATTTTAATGTGGCTACTGCCCATCGCCAGCCGGGATCTTCTTTTAAACCTTTCGTCTACGCCACCGCTTTTAATAAAGGTTACACTCCCGACACTATTCTTTTCGATGTGGATACAGAGTTCAATGCCAACTGTACGCCGGACCACATTCCAACTAATTCTGGAACTACCTGTTATGATCCGCAAAATTATGAAGGCGGATATCAAGGACCGATGACAATTAGAGCCGCTCTCGGTCAGTCGAGAAACATTCCGGGAGTGAAAGCTTTATATCTGGCGGGAATTCAGGCTTCTCTCGATACCGCCCACGCTATGGGTATTCAGAGCCTCAACGCCGGTCCAGCCATTTACGGACTGACCTTAGTACTTGGAGGCGGCGAAGTTTCTCCCCTGGACATGGCCGAAGCTTATGGAGTTTTCGCCAACAACGGAGCGAAAAATCCGGCCACTGGAATTCTAAGTGTGGTGGATCGTGACGGAAAGGTTTTGGAACAATACGCCACCGACACGCCGGAGCAGGTTATTCCGGAGCAAACCGCTGAAGAAATGAATGATATTTTATCGGATAATAATGCTCGCGCTCCGATTTTTGGTTCGCATTATTTTGGCAGCCAGCGCGTGGCCATGAAAACTGGTACGACAAATAATTCGCGTGACGCTTGGATTATCGGCTACACTCCTGATATTTCGGTTAGCGCTTGGATGGGAAACAATGACAACACACCGATGGCCCAACAAGCGGCTGCCACAATTGTGGCACCAATGTGGAAAAAGTTTATGGATGCTGTTTTGCCTCAATATTCGGCAGATGAATTTAAACCACCAGCCCCTATTGATGAATCAAATATGAAGCCGGTGTTGCGTGGAGTTTGGCAGGGTAATGTTGCTTACACGCTTGATAAAAGTACGGGATTACTGGCCACGCCAGATACTCCACCAGAGATGCGGCAGGACGTTTATGATAATAATGTTCATGAAATTCTTTATTACGTGAATAAGAATGATCCGCAAGGTCCGCCGCCTACGAATCCGGCGGCGGACCCCCAATTCGCCAACTGGGAGGCTGGCGTTTCCCGTTGGGCTGCCACCGCCGGTTACACTAGCAGCACAACCCCTTCTTCAACCGCCCCCACCGGCTTTGATAATGTTCACACTCAGGCGGCCGCTCCCAAAATTTCCATCACCAATCCGGGAAATGGGTCTACTTATCCAAAAGATCAAAGGATTACTATTTCTATCAGCAGCCAAGGCTCCTTCCCCCTTTCTAAAGTTGATTACTACATTAACGGCAGCTATATTGGCACGGCCGATAAAAGTCCGTTCTTTTTCTCCTTTGTGCCGGCAGATGTTCAAAATATTGCCGCCCACAACGAATTGAGAGCGGTGGCCTACGACAATGTTTTAAATAAAGGAGAGGCTGTAAGTAATTTCGATGTCAGTCCCTAG
- the dnaN gene encoding DNA polymerase III subunit beta, whose amino-acid sequence MKLEGLKEKLSTAISLAEKITAKSATLPVLKCVLFVAETNNLIIKATNLDIGIELEVPVKTEEKGEVAVPGSVLNNFINSSLEDKNIRFETKEGNLKVSTRRHQTLIKAVPHQDFPSIPKVENGQKITFNTKDLIRGFKSVWYSASVSSMKPELSSVFIYPDHDEVVFVATDSFRLAEKRLKIKNKKDFSQILIPFKNIPEIVRVLEQTGEAQVELSLNKNQLSFELPGIRLFSRVVDGIFPDYKQIIPKESTSEAVILKQDLINALKIANIFSNNFNQISLSLSPKNKLFELSSRNGEVGESQDKLEAALKGEDLEISFNYKYINDCFQSIDADSVQLTFSGPNKPLLIRGVNDRSFLYLVSPMNK is encoded by the coding sequence ATGAAATTAGAAGGATTGAAAGAAAAATTAAGCACAGCTATATCTTTAGCTGAAAAAATTACTGCGAAAAGCGCCACTTTGCCGGTTTTGAAATGTGTTCTTTTCGTGGCGGAAACCAACAACCTAATAATTAAAGCCACTAATTTAGACATCGGAATTGAGCTGGAGGTGCCGGTAAAGACCGAGGAAAAAGGGGAAGTGGCTGTGCCTGGGAGCGTCCTAAATAATTTCATAAACAGTTCTTTAGAGGACAAAAATATTCGCTTTGAAACAAAAGAAGGAAATTTAAAAGTTTCTACCAGGCGACACCAGACCCTAATTAAAGCTGTTCCACACCAAGATTTTCCCTCCATTCCAAAAGTAGAAAACGGACAAAAAATCACTTTTAACACCAAGGATTTAATCCGCGGATTTAAATCCGTTTGGTATAGTGCCTCTGTTTCCAGCATGAAGCCAGAGCTTTCTAGTGTTTTTATTTACCCAGATCATGATGAGGTGGTGTTTGTGGCCACAGACTCATTTAGGTTGGCCGAAAAGCGACTAAAAATAAAAAACAAAAAAGATTTTTCGCAAATTTTGATTCCTTTTAAAAACATTCCGGAAATTGTGCGCGTCTTGGAGCAAACAGGTGAAGCCCAGGTGGAATTATCGCTCAATAAAAATCAACTTTCTTTCGAACTTCCCGGTATAAGATTATTTTCCCGAGTGGTGGATGGAATTTTCCCAGACTACAAACAAATTATTCCAAAAGAATCGACCTCCGAAGCGGTAATTCTAAAACAGGATTTAATTAACGCTTTAAAGATTGCCAATATATTTTCCAACAACTTTAATCAGATTAGTCTGTCTTTGTCCCCCAAAAACAAACTTTTTGAATTAAGTAGTCGAAATGGTGAGGTGGGGGAAAGTCAGGACAAACTGGAAGCCGCTCTTAAGGGAGAAGATTTAGAGATTAGTTTTAATTATAAATACATTAATGACTGCTTTCAGTCTATTGACGCCGACAGTGTTCAGCTAACTTTCAGCGGGCCAAATAAACCCCTATTAATTCGGGGAGTAAACGATCGATCATTTCTCTATTTAGTTAGTCCGATGAATAAGTAA
- the dnaA gene encoding chromosomal replication initiator protein DnaA, whose product MLDNKKLWDKVLAEIELSVSKGNFNIWFKPTYILKQEDGVVTLAVPSAFVKDWLVNKFHKNILRILRSLQENIRSLEYTITSTTAPKQEASFAPQPTKELPFSDLYINKEDNLNPRYTFDSFVVGPFNELAYAAAQAIIKKPIAYNPLFIYGNTGLGKTHLMQAIGNHLKIQSNKKIYYITSEKFAQDVVNHIQTNKMNNFKDKYRKYDVLIMDDIQFISNKDKCQEELFHLFNHLHDNNKQIIFSSDIHPNFIPNLEERLKSRFVAGMIVDIPPPDHESRVAILETKSRAHNFSLSQEVSQYLATSIQGNIRELEGILNSLIHQSEVRGRELNLLEIKTLIKNSAKPTKNVSVKDVIKIVAGFYNVEEDSIYDKTRRKEVVRPRQLSMYILREDFNVSYPTIGQKLGGRDHTTVIHSCEKIKNELKVDNLLAQELNQIRALI is encoded by the coding sequence ATGTTAGATAACAAGAAACTTTGGGACAAGGTGCTGGCTGAAATTGAGCTTTCGGTATCAAAAGGAAACTTTAACATCTGGTTTAAACCCACCTATATTCTTAAACAAGAAGACGGGGTGGTAACTTTAGCCGTCCCTAGCGCTTTTGTTAAAGACTGGTTAGTCAATAAATTCCATAAAAATATTTTAAGGATTCTCCGCTCGCTCCAAGAAAATATCCGCTCGCTCGAATACACCATTACTTCAACCACCGCTCCTAAACAGGAAGCTTCTTTTGCGCCGCAACCGACTAAAGAGCTGCCTTTTTCAGATCTTTATATCAACAAAGAAGATAATCTTAACCCGCGTTACACTTTTGATTCTTTTGTAGTCGGTCCGTTTAATGAATTGGCGTACGCTGCCGCCCAGGCCATTATTAAAAAACCTATCGCTTACAATCCGCTTTTCATTTATGGAAATACCGGCCTCGGTAAAACTCATTTGATGCAGGCTATTGGCAATCACTTGAAAATTCAGAGTAACAAAAAAATTTACTACATTACTTCTGAAAAATTCGCTCAAGACGTCGTCAACCACATCCAGACCAATAAAATGAACAATTTTAAGGACAAATACCGAAAATACGATGTCCTGATCATGGACGATATCCAGTTTATTTCCAACAAAGACAAGTGTCAGGAAGAGTTATTTCATTTATTTAACCACCTTCATGACAACAACAAACAGATTATTTTCTCCTCCGATATTCATCCTAATTTTATTCCGAACCTGGAAGAGCGTTTAAAGTCTCGGTTTGTGGCCGGTATGATTGTTGATATTCCTCCGCCCGATCACGAGTCGCGAGTAGCTATCCTGGAAACTAAAAGTCGGGCTCACAATTTCAGTCTTTCGCAGGAGGTTTCGCAGTATTTAGCCACTTCCATTCAAGGAAACATTCGTGAGCTTGAAGGAATTTTAAACAGCCTCATTCATCAGTCCGAGGTCCGTGGGCGGGAATTAAATCTTCTGGAAATCAAAACTCTCATTAAAAACAGTGCCAAACCGACTAAAAATGTTTCGGTGAAAGACGTTATTAAGATTGTGGCTGGCTTTTATAATGTGGAGGAGGATAGTATTTACGACAAGACTCGGCGGAAAGAAGTGGTTCGGCCAAGACAGTTATCAATGTATATTTTGCGGGAAGATTTTAACGTCTCTTATCCGACCATTGGTCAAAAATTGGGTGGCCGCGACCACACCACTGTTATTCATTCCTGTGAGAAAATAAAAAATGAGTTGAAGGTGGATAATTTACTGGCCCAGGAGCTAAATCAGATTAGGGCGTTGATATAG
- the rpmH gene encoding 50S ribosomal protein L34 produces the protein MSRTYQPKKRKRAKTHGFLVRNRTKGGRKTVKRRRQKGRRRLTV, from the coding sequence ATGTCACGAACTTATCAACCGAAAAAGCGAAAAAGAGCTAAAACTCATGGTTTTTTGGTCAGGAATCGAACGAAAGGCGGGCGCAAAACCGTTAAAAGACGACGCCAGAAAGGCAGACGACGACTAACTGTTTAA
- the rnpA gene encoding ribonuclease P protein component: protein MTKIQRTSRELFKRVMKKGRGRNSKHLSLKFLPLQADEKSFVAVVSKKNYKRAVDRNKLKRRARAIFRKLEENAAPGSYILFLKSKSLLLTYQELEKEVADLIGINK, encoded by the coding sequence ATGACTAAAATACAGCGCACCAGCCGCGAACTCTTCAAGAGAGTGATGAAAAAAGGGCGAGGACGAAACTCAAAACACCTATCTTTAAAATTTTTACCCCTTCAGGCTGATGAAAAAAGTTTTGTCGCCGTAGTTTCCAAAAAAAATTATAAAAGAGCGGTGGATCGTAATAAATTGAAGCGCCGGGCGCGGGCCATTTTCCGGAAATTAGAGGAAAATGCCGCGCCCGGCTCCTACATTCTTTTTTTAAAATCCAAATCCCTCCTCCTCACTTATCAAGAGCTTGAAAAAGAAGTGGCCGATTTAATCGGAATTAATAAATAA
- a CDS encoding YidC/Oxa1 family membrane protein insertase, whose amino-acid sequence MIQYFFKPLFYIPLYNALVFLLSILPAASVGLAVILLTCIVKLILFPLTRQSVVTTAKLKKLEPELAVLRKQYEKDKQEQARQVMAFYKKNQINPFSGVWLLLIQTPIILSLYYIFLKGGLPIIDVSLLYPFIHPPQVVDMTFLGLNIAHPQFIFGLLAGVTQFIQIQLSVPPVKKLADGTTPTFKDDLARSMNMQFRYVLPVVIFIISLKVSGAVALYWATSNLFIIGQELVVRRQLKKTS is encoded by the coding sequence ATGATCCAATACTTTTTCAAACCGCTCTTCTATATTCCCCTCTACAATGCTCTAGTTTTTCTTCTCTCTATCTTACCGGCTGCCAGTGTGGGTCTCGCCGTCATTCTTTTAACCTGTATTGTCAAATTAATTCTCTTTCCCTTAACTCGCCAATCGGTTGTTACTACCGCTAAATTAAAAAAACTTGAACCGGAACTGGCCGTTCTTCGAAAACAATACGAAAAAGACAAACAGGAACAAGCTCGGCAAGTAATGGCATTTTATAAGAAGAACCAAATCAATCCTTTTTCCGGAGTTTGGCTTTTGCTGATTCAAACGCCTATTATTTTAAGCCTCTATTACATTTTCTTAAAAGGAGGGTTGCCAATCATTGATGTATCTCTCCTTTACCCATTTATTCACCCGCCGCAGGTGGTGGACATGACATTTTTGGGTCTTAACATCGCGCACCCCCAATTTATTTTTGGCCTCCTGGCCGGCGTTACACAATTTATTCAGATTCAATTGTCTGTACCGCCGGTGAAAAAGCTGGCTGACGGCACAACCCCAACTTTCAAAGACGATTTGGCCCGCAGTATGAATATGCAGTTTCGTTACGTGCTGCCTGTCGTCATTTTTATTATTTCCCTAAAAGTTTCCGGAGCAGTCGCTCTTTACTGGGCGACCAGCAACCTATTCATTATCGGGCAGGAATTAGTAGTTCGACGGCAGCTTAAAAAAACCTCTTAA